One segment of Nothobranchius furzeri strain GRZ-AD chromosome 13, NfurGRZ-RIMD1, whole genome shotgun sequence DNA contains the following:
- the LOC139062584 gene encoding uncharacterized protein — MPRAGGRTAIFTQEQETNVVDTVLQNNTIRLREIQERVIQDNTHFHGIDSVSFSTTNRVLIRNRLRMKQVYRVPFEQNLPRVKEPRAQCVQTIFDLESLDRPHEFIFVDEAGFSLQKRRRRGRSIIGQRAIVEVPGQRGGNVTTMVLHIIMLHWGLVAPSISADFLSVQEMVYHQWAVYEPVPPSILAFPESDGGVLFLLEMESVRNHVKAGYGTPEAFPPVASGGKILHPVHVQARLKFAREHMEDTAENWENVMWSDETKPQNITALEKICMEEWAKIPATVCANLFKTYSNRLISVIANKDLKPRSITMPLFLKQEKILHVLYHFQLFPPAAAGLRSIFSSWV, encoded by the exons ATGCCTCGTGCGGGTGGAAGGACTGCTATATTCACTCAGGAGCAGGAGACCAATGTAGTGGACACGGTCCTTCAAAATAACACAATACGACTCAGAGAAATCCAGGAGCGAGTGATACAAGACAACACACACTTCCACGGAATCGACAGTGTGAGCTTTTCCACAACTAACCGTGTCCTCATTCGTAACAGGCTGCGAATGAAACAAGTTTACAGAGTACCTTTTGAGCAAAACTTGCCAAGGGTGAAAGAACCGCGAGCTCAGTGTGTGCAA ACAATATTTGACCTGGAATCCTTGGACAGACCCCACGAGTTCATCTTTGTTGATGAAGCAGGCTTCAGTCTTCAGAAGAGGAGAAGGAGAGGCCGAAGCATTATTGGACAGCGGGCCATTGTTGAAGTCCCTGGTCAACGAGGTGGCAATGTCACAACCATGGTGTTACACATCATCATGTTACATTGGGGCCTTGTAGCACCCAGCATCTCCGCAGATTTCTTGTCAGTCCAAGAGATGGTTTACCATCAATGGGCAGTTTATGAGCCTGTACCTCCCTCCATACTCGCCTTTCCTGAATCCGATGGAGGAGTTTTGTTCCTCTTGGAGATGGAAAGT GTGAGGAATCATGTCAAGGCTGGATACGGCACACCAGAGGCTTTTCCCCCCGTTGCCTCAGGAGGGAAAATTTTGCAC ccagtgcatgtccaggcccgtctgaagtttgccagagagcacatggaggaTACAGCAGagaattgggagaatgtcatgtggtcagatgaaaccaaa ccccaaaacatcactgctctcgagaagatctgcatggaggaatgggccaaaataccagctactgtgtgtgccaaCCTGtttaagacctatagtaatcgtttgatctctgttattgccaacaaag atcTAAAACCTAGGAGCATCACCATGCCGCTCTTCCTAAAACAGGAGAAAATTCTGCATGTGTTGTACCATTTCCAGCTGTTTCCACCAGCAGCCGCTGGCCTCCGTAGTATTTTCAGCAGCTGGGTGtag